A window of the Lagopus muta isolate bLagMut1 chromosome 1, bLagMut1 primary, whole genome shotgun sequence genome harbors these coding sequences:
- the DCLRE1C gene encoding protein artemis isoform X1: MSRFGGRLREYPQLSIDRFDHDNLRARAYFLSHCHKDHMKGLRAPALRRRLQSSLKVKLYCSPVTKELLLTNSKYEFWENHIVALEVETPTQISLVDETTGEKEDIEVTLLPAGHCPGSVMFLFQGENGTVLYTGDFRLAKGEAARMELLHSGTRVKDIQSVYLDTTFCDPRFYHIPSREECLNGILELVRSWTSLSRCHVVWLNCKAAYGYEYLFINLSEELGIKVHVNRLDMFKNMPEILCHITTDRYTQIHACRHPKDDDYFRGNRLPCGITCQNGTPLHVISIKPSTMWFGERIKKANVIVRTGESTYRACFSFHSSYSEIKDFLSYICPVNVYPNVLPVGGSEDKVMEILQPLCRSYRRNSEPRYKPLGTLKRSCKRTLSDTDEDELFDTELTSARPKIAKYQGEGSKPSKTAPSENADRNTDESTESYRANTTYTSLKVDFVDCEESNDDDDEDDKEDDSEKNTAQDLSHEPDASPIASCNGIPGKQQQSNADIPRWDMFFKCNKVDESSENEDNFPSSADAGGSQSLFSDSDGVSDSTHISSQNSSQSTHISEQGSQGWDSQMDTVLITSQERNAADFSCFSRCGSRTALPSHETPKDSQADDSRWKPLGQNPSCASDVICDLKSEDCDEDAEAGTAPAQDLLVEISDSSRTPDLELKRDSQSSSDFEIPLTPDAEIPQQDKLHYLYKKLAAGESLMRKKSPEKR, translated from the exons ATGAGCCGGTTCGGGGGCCGGCTGCGCGAGTACCCTCAGCTGTCCATCGACCGCTTCGACCACGACAACCTGCGCGCGCGCGCCTACTTCCTGTCGCACTGCCACAAGG atcacaTGAAGGGGCTGAGGGCGCCCGCCCTgaggaggaggctgcagagcag CTTGAAAGTTAAGTTATATTGCTCTCCAGTAACTAAGGAATTGCTACTGACTAACTCGAAATATGAGTTTTGGGAGAATCACAta GTTGCACTGGAAGTTGAGACTCCTACTCAGATTTCTTTAGTAGATGAAACAACTGGTGAA AAAGAAGATATAGAGGTGACACTCCTGCCAGCTGGCCACTGTCCAGGATCAGTCAT GTTTCTGTTTCAAGGTGAAAATGGCACTGTGCTGTATACAGGGGATTTCAGGCTTGCAAAAGGAGAAGCAGCCAGAATGGAGCTTTTGCATTCAGGGACCAG agtAAAAGACATCCAGAGTGTTTATTTGGACACCACTTTTTGTGATCCTAGATTTTATCATATACCAAGCAGG GAGGAGTGTTTAAATGGGATCTTAGAGTTAGTGCGGAGCTGGACCTCGCTCAGTCGCTGTCACGTTGTGTGGCTGAACTGCAAAGCTGCTTATGGATATGAGTATTTGTTCATAAACCTCAGTGAGGAGCTTGGAATCAAG gtgcaCGTGAATAGGCTTGATATGTTCAAAAATATGCCAGAAATCCTCTGCCATATAACTACAGACCGATACACTCAGATTCATGCCTGTCGACATCCTAAG GATGATGACTATTTTAGAGGAAACAGACTGCCCTGTGGAATCACTTGCCAAAATGGAACTCCCTTGCATGTAATTAGCATCAAACCCTCCACTATGTGGTTTGGAGAAAGGATCAAGAAAGCCAATGTAATAGTGAG gaCTGGAGAGAGTACATACAGAGCTTGTTTCTCTTTCCACTCTTCATACAGTGAG ATTAAGGATTTTTTGAGCTATATCTGTCCTGTGAATGTGTATCCCAACGTACTACCAGTGGGTGGGTCAGAAGACAAAGTTATGGAAAT ATTACAGCCGTTATGCAGATCATACAGGAGAAACTCAGAACCCAGGTACAAGCCCTTAGGAACACTGAAGAGATCCTGCAAAAGAACCTTGTCTGATACAG ACGAAGATGAGCTCTTTGATACAGAACTAACCTCTGCAAGGCCTAAGATTGCAAAATATCAGGGAGAAGGAAGTAAGCCATCCAAAACTGCACCGTCTGAAAACGCTGACAGAAACACAGATGAGAGCACAGAAAGCTACAGAGCAAACACAACTTACACCTCTCTCAAGGTAGACTTCGTGGACTGTGAGGAGTCCAATGATGATGACGACGAAGATGACAAAGAAGatgattctgaaaaaaacacagctcagGATCTTTCCCATGAGCCAGATGCCAGTCCCATAGCAAGCTGCAATGGCATAcctggcaagcagcagcagtctaATGCTGATATCCCTCGCTGGGATATGTTTTTTAAGTGTAACAAAGTAGATGAAAGCTCTGAAAATGAGGACAACTTCCCATCTTCAGCAGATGCTGGTGGGTCCCAGTCACTCTTCAGTGATTCGGATGGAGTGAGTGACTCAACTCACATCTCCTCCCAAAATTCTTCTCAGTCGACACACATATCAGAACAAGGGAGCCAGGGCTGGGATAGCCAAATGGACACTGTACTCATCACCTCCCAAGAGAGAAATGCTGCTGActtcagctgcttcagcagatgtggcagcagaacagctctgccATCTCACGAAACCCCCAAGGACAGCCAAGCTGACGACAGCAGGTGGAAACCACTTGGCCAGAATCCATCCTGTGCTTCTGACGTCATCTGTGACTTGAAAAGTGAGGACTGTGACGAAGATGCAGAAGCTGGCACTGCTCCAGCTCAAGATCTGCTGGTGGAAATAAGTGACAGCTCCAGGACTCCTGATCTAGAACTGAAGAGGGACTCTCAGAGCTCCTCTGACTTTGAAATTCCCTTAACTCCAGATGCTGAAATACCTCAACAAGATAAACTGCACTACTTATATAAGAAGCTAGCAGCAGGTGAAAGCTTAATGAGAAAAAAGTCTCCTGAAAAGAGGTAG
- the DCLRE1C gene encoding protein artemis isoform X2: MQAKNHFDHQLSLCAVQKPELCRIHSVSILLAANCPSLKVKLYCSPVTKELLLTNSKYEFWENHIVALEVETPTQISLVDETTGEKEDIEVTLLPAGHCPGSVMFLFQGENGTVLYTGDFRLAKGEAARMELLHSGTRVKDIQSVYLDTTFCDPRFYHIPSREECLNGILELVRSWTSLSRCHVVWLNCKAAYGYEYLFINLSEELGIKVHVNRLDMFKNMPEILCHITTDRYTQIHACRHPKDDDYFRGNRLPCGITCQNGTPLHVISIKPSTMWFGERIKKANVIVRTGESTYRACFSFHSSYSEIKDFLSYICPVNVYPNVLPVGGSEDKVMEILQPLCRSYRRNSEPRYKPLGTLKRSCKRTLSDTDEDELFDTELTSARPKIAKYQGEGSKPSKTAPSENADRNTDESTESYRANTTYTSLKVDFVDCEESNDDDDEDDKEDDSEKNTAQDLSHEPDASPIASCNGIPGKQQQSNADIPRWDMFFKCNKVDESSENEDNFPSSADAGGSQSLFSDSDGVSDSTHISSQNSSQSTHISEQGSQGWDSQMDTVLITSQERNAADFSCFSRCGSRTALPSHETPKDSQADDSRWKPLGQNPSCASDVICDLKSEDCDEDAEAGTAPAQDLLVEISDSSRTPDLELKRDSQSSSDFEIPLTPDAEIPQQDKLHYLYKKLAAGESLMRKKSPEKR; this comes from the exons ATGCAAGCAAAGAATCACTTTGATCACCAGCTTTCTTTGTGTGCTGTGCAAAAGCCAGAGCTTTGTAGGATCCATTCTGTTTCCATTCTGCTGGCTGCAAACTGTCCCAG CTTGAAAGTTAAGTTATATTGCTCTCCAGTAACTAAGGAATTGCTACTGACTAACTCGAAATATGAGTTTTGGGAGAATCACAta GTTGCACTGGAAGTTGAGACTCCTACTCAGATTTCTTTAGTAGATGAAACAACTGGTGAA AAAGAAGATATAGAGGTGACACTCCTGCCAGCTGGCCACTGTCCAGGATCAGTCAT GTTTCTGTTTCAAGGTGAAAATGGCACTGTGCTGTATACAGGGGATTTCAGGCTTGCAAAAGGAGAAGCAGCCAGAATGGAGCTTTTGCATTCAGGGACCAG agtAAAAGACATCCAGAGTGTTTATTTGGACACCACTTTTTGTGATCCTAGATTTTATCATATACCAAGCAGG GAGGAGTGTTTAAATGGGATCTTAGAGTTAGTGCGGAGCTGGACCTCGCTCAGTCGCTGTCACGTTGTGTGGCTGAACTGCAAAGCTGCTTATGGATATGAGTATTTGTTCATAAACCTCAGTGAGGAGCTTGGAATCAAG gtgcaCGTGAATAGGCTTGATATGTTCAAAAATATGCCAGAAATCCTCTGCCATATAACTACAGACCGATACACTCAGATTCATGCCTGTCGACATCCTAAG GATGATGACTATTTTAGAGGAAACAGACTGCCCTGTGGAATCACTTGCCAAAATGGAACTCCCTTGCATGTAATTAGCATCAAACCCTCCACTATGTGGTTTGGAGAAAGGATCAAGAAAGCCAATGTAATAGTGAG gaCTGGAGAGAGTACATACAGAGCTTGTTTCTCTTTCCACTCTTCATACAGTGAG ATTAAGGATTTTTTGAGCTATATCTGTCCTGTGAATGTGTATCCCAACGTACTACCAGTGGGTGGGTCAGAAGACAAAGTTATGGAAAT ATTACAGCCGTTATGCAGATCATACAGGAGAAACTCAGAACCCAGGTACAAGCCCTTAGGAACACTGAAGAGATCCTGCAAAAGAACCTTGTCTGATACAG ACGAAGATGAGCTCTTTGATACAGAACTAACCTCTGCAAGGCCTAAGATTGCAAAATATCAGGGAGAAGGAAGTAAGCCATCCAAAACTGCACCGTCTGAAAACGCTGACAGAAACACAGATGAGAGCACAGAAAGCTACAGAGCAAACACAACTTACACCTCTCTCAAGGTAGACTTCGTGGACTGTGAGGAGTCCAATGATGATGACGACGAAGATGACAAAGAAGatgattctgaaaaaaacacagctcagGATCTTTCCCATGAGCCAGATGCCAGTCCCATAGCAAGCTGCAATGGCATAcctggcaagcagcagcagtctaATGCTGATATCCCTCGCTGGGATATGTTTTTTAAGTGTAACAAAGTAGATGAAAGCTCTGAAAATGAGGACAACTTCCCATCTTCAGCAGATGCTGGTGGGTCCCAGTCACTCTTCAGTGATTCGGATGGAGTGAGTGACTCAACTCACATCTCCTCCCAAAATTCTTCTCAGTCGACACACATATCAGAACAAGGGAGCCAGGGCTGGGATAGCCAAATGGACACTGTACTCATCACCTCCCAAGAGAGAAATGCTGCTGActtcagctgcttcagcagatgtggcagcagaacagctctgccATCTCACGAAACCCCCAAGGACAGCCAAGCTGACGACAGCAGGTGGAAACCACTTGGCCAGAATCCATCCTGTGCTTCTGACGTCATCTGTGACTTGAAAAGTGAGGACTGTGACGAAGATGCAGAAGCTGGCACTGCTCCAGCTCAAGATCTGCTGGTGGAAATAAGTGACAGCTCCAGGACTCCTGATCTAGAACTGAAGAGGGACTCTCAGAGCTCCTCTGACTTTGAAATTCCCTTAACTCCAGATGCTGAAATACCTCAACAAGATAAACTGCACTACTTATATAAGAAGCTAGCAGCAGGTGAAAGCTTAATGAGAAAAAAGTCTCCTGAAAAGAGGTAG